The following are encoded together in the Mesoplodon densirostris isolate mMesDen1 chromosome 2, mMesDen1 primary haplotype, whole genome shotgun sequence genome:
- the LOC132482057 gene encoding securin-like — MATLIYVDKENGEPGTRVAPKDGLKLGSGPSVKALDGRSQVSTPHVGKMFDAPPALPKAARKALGTVNRATEKSIKTNGPLKQKQTAFSTKKMTEKTIKAKSSVPASDDTYPEIEKFFPFNPLDFESFDLPEEHQIAHMPLNGVPLMILDEERELEQLLNLGPPSPLKMPPLPWESNLLQSPSSILSTLDVELSPVCYDLDI, encoded by the coding sequence ATGGCTACTCTGATCTATGTTGACAAGGAAAATGGAGAACCAGGCACCCGTGTGGCTCCTAAGGACGGGCTGAAGCTGGGGTCTGGGCCTTCAGTGAAAGCTTTAGATGGGAGATCTCAGGTTTCAACACCACATGTTGGCAAAATGTTTGATGCTCCACCAGCTTTACCTAAAGCTGCCAGAAAGGCTTTGGGAACTGTTAACAGAGCTACAGAAAAGTCAATAAAGACTAATGGACCcctcaaacagaaacagacagccTTCTCTACCAAAAAGATGACTGAGAAGACCATTAAAGCAAAAAGCTCTGTTCCTGCCTCAGATGACACCTatccagaaatagaaaaattctttCCCTTCAACCCATTAGATTTCGAGAGTTTCGACCTGCCTGAAGAGCACCAGATTGCACACATGCCCTTGAATGGAGTGCCTCTCATGATTCTTGATGAGGAGAGGGAGCTTGAACAGCTGTTAAACCTGGGCCCCCCTTCACCTCTGAAGATGCCTCCTCTACCGTGGGAGTCTAATCTGTTGCAGTCTCCCTCAAGCATTCTGTCGACCCTGGATGTTGAATTGTCACCTGTTTGCTATGACTtagatatttaa